The Mauremys reevesii isolate NIE-2019 linkage group 13, ASM1616193v1, whole genome shotgun sequence genome contains a region encoding:
- the LOC120380147 gene encoding olfactory receptor 10A4-like — MYFFLGNLSCLETCYSSTILPRMLAGLLTGDRTISFNGCVTQYYFFGSLAATECLLLSVMSYDRYLAICDPMHYAARMSHRSYLQLVGGSWLGGFLGNNITTLAISQLTFCGPNGIDHFFCDFIPLVKLSCNDPHLMETLAFTFSLIFLLVPFLLTLMSYICIITTILRIPSTTGRQKAFSTCSSHLIVVSIYYATLLIVYMFPMTDILSDFKKVLSVVYTVLTPLVNPLIYSLRNKVVQEALGKACRKLKFGAC; from the coding sequence atgtacttcttcctggggaacttgtcctgcttggagacctgctacagctccaccatcctgcccaggatgctggctggtctcctgactggggacaggACTATTTCATTCAATGGGTGTGTCACACAATATTATTTCTTTGGTTCTCTGGCTGCTACAGAATGCCTTCTCCTGTCGGTGATGTCTTATGATCGATATTTAGCCATATGCGATCCAATGCACTATGCAGCCCGTATGAGTCACAGGTCTTACCTGCAGCTCGTGGGTGGCTCTTGGCTAGGTGGTTTCTTAGGTAATAACATAACAACATTGGCGATATCACAGTTAACATTCTGTGGCCCCAATGGTATTGACCATTTTTTTTGTGATTTTATCCCCCTTGTAAAACTTTCCTGCAATGACCCTCACCTGATGGAAACATTGGCTTTCACATTCAGCTTGATTTTCTTACTGGTCCCATTCCTGCTTACCTTGATGTCCTACATCTGCATCATCaccaccatcctgagaatcccgTCCACTACTgggaggcaaaaggccttttccacctgctcctcccacctcattgTGGTGAGCATTTATTATGCAACACTGCTGATTGTTTATATGTTCCCAATGACAGACATCCTGAGTGACTTCAAGAAAGTTCTCTCTGTCGTCTACACAGTCCTGACTCCCCTGGTCaatcccctcatctacagcctgagaaacaaagtTGTCCAGGAGGCCCTTGGGAAAGCTTGCAGGAAATTGAAGTTTGGAGCATGCTAA